The following are from one region of the Haloactinomyces albus genome:
- a CDS encoding TrmH family RNA methyltransferase, producing the protein MSSDVSPRDRFVTIYGRKPVLEALTDYDLRVDKVVIAEGTGGSTINEIKDTAADRAVRVHRASAHRVKVLAGNGRHDQGVLADVIAPRMRPLVDALADPATAPRHVLLLDGLTTPANVGMILRTATAAGIDGVVLPHRGVAALDPLVVKASAGIAFHAPVLRANTAGEAAELLTDAGYPLFALDAAATESLFDAEFGSRAVFVLGSETAGLSGEVRERIADRITIPMHGGVESLNVASAAAVVCFEMLRRRRD; encoded by the coding sequence GTGTCCAGCGATGTGTCCCCCCGAGACCGCTTCGTCACGATCTACGGTCGCAAGCCGGTACTCGAAGCGTTGACCGACTATGACCTGCGCGTGGACAAAGTGGTCATCGCCGAGGGGACCGGCGGATCGACCATCAACGAGATCAAGGATACCGCCGCCGACCGTGCCGTACGTGTCCACCGCGCGAGTGCACACCGCGTGAAGGTCCTCGCAGGCAATGGTCGCCATGACCAGGGCGTGCTGGCCGACGTCATCGCACCGAGGATGCGTCCTCTGGTCGATGCCCTGGCCGATCCCGCTACAGCCCCTCGCCACGTGCTGCTTCTCGACGGCCTGACCACTCCCGCAAATGTCGGGATGATTCTGCGTACCGCCACAGCAGCCGGAATCGACGGAGTGGTGCTCCCACACCGGGGTGTGGCCGCTCTCGACCCTCTGGTGGTGAAGGCCTCCGCAGGAATCGCCTTCCACGCGCCCGTATTGCGCGCCAACACCGCCGGGGAGGCCGCAGAGCTACTCACCGATGCCGGCTACCCGCTGTTCGCTCTCGACGCCGCTGCCACCGAGAGTCTTTTCGATGCCGAATTCGGTTCCCGCGCAGTCTTCGTACTGGGCAGCGAAACCGCGGGGCTCTCCGGCGAGGTACGCGAACGCATTGCAGACAGAATCACCATTCCCATGCACGGCGGAGTGGAGTCGTTGAACGTGGCCTCGGCAGCCGCCGTGGTCTGCTTCGAAATGCTCCGGCGCCGCAGGGACTGA